One part of the Methylobacterium mesophilicum SR1.6/6 genome encodes these proteins:
- a CDS encoding rhodanese-like domain-containing protein has product MIGRIAAACAALLCLAAAPADSPVNVPEPEGLYAGPPKGYTPPTLKGAAVVDADAVAALMAGPDKPVLIDVAAPDRKPSNFPEGRLWLPVHPSIPGAIWMPEAGAEPLAPEREALFYDRVAELTGGDKAKPVVVFCHVECWGSWNAGKRLVRKGYTGVRWFPEGVEGWQEKHETANLRVDPAWKAASEPQAGR; this is encoded by the coding sequence ATGATCGGCCGGATCGCGGCGGCCTGCGCCGCGCTTCTCTGCCTCGCCGCCGCGCCGGCCGATTCCCCGGTCAACGTGCCCGAGCCGGAGGGCCTCTATGCCGGCCCGCCGAAGGGCTACACGCCGCCGACCCTCAAAGGCGCCGCGGTGGTCGACGCCGACGCCGTCGCCGCCCTGATGGCCGGGCCGGACAAGCCGGTGCTGATCGACGTGGCAGCGCCGGACCGCAAGCCGTCGAACTTCCCCGAAGGCCGGCTCTGGCTGCCGGTGCATCCCTCGATTCCAGGCGCGATCTGGATGCCGGAAGCCGGGGCCGAGCCCCTGGCGCCAGAGCGCGAGGCGCTGTTTTACGACCGCGTCGCGGAGCTGACCGGGGGCGACAAGGCCAAGCCGGTGGTGGTGTTCTGCCACGTGGAGTGCTGGGGCAGCTGGAATGCCGGCAAGCGCCTCGTCCGGAAGGGCTATACCGGCGTGCGTTGGTTCCCCGAGGGCGTCGAGGGCTGGCAGGAGAAGCACGAGACCGCAAACCTGCGCGTCGATCCGGCCTGGAAGGCAGCGAGCGAGCCGCAGGCCGGGCGCTGA
- a CDS encoding ABC transporter ATP-binding protein: MSAPMDAPRSAPSPIIRVRDLVVGFRDRNILKGLSLDIRAGEILGFVGPSGQGKSVLTRTILGLNPKRAGTIEVFGRDVDELTYAERRRMEQRWGVLFQQGALFSALTVKQNIQVPMREHLNLSERLLDEFARLKIEMVGLKPDAADKLPSELSGGMIKRAALARSLALDPEILFLDEPTSGLDPIGAGEFDDLVSTLKETLGLTVFMVTHDLDSLYTACDRIAALGDGQIIAAGTIDEMLASDHPWLRSYFHGKRARTIATGGAASHV, from the coding sequence ATGAGCGCCCCGATGGATGCCCCGAGGTCCGCCCCTTCCCCGATCATCCGCGTGCGCGACCTCGTGGTCGGCTTCCGCGACCGCAACATCCTGAAAGGCCTGAGCCTCGACATCCGCGCCGGCGAGATCCTGGGGTTCGTCGGACCTTCGGGGCAAGGCAAGTCGGTGCTCACCCGGACGATCCTCGGCCTCAACCCGAAGCGGGCGGGCACCATCGAGGTGTTCGGCCGCGACGTCGACGAACTCACCTACGCCGAGCGGCGCCGGATGGAGCAGCGCTGGGGCGTGCTGTTCCAGCAGGGCGCCCTGTTCTCGGCGCTCACCGTCAAGCAGAACATCCAGGTGCCGATGCGCGAGCACCTGAACCTGTCCGAGCGCCTGCTCGACGAGTTCGCCCGCCTCAAGATCGAGATGGTCGGCCTGAAGCCCGACGCCGCCGACAAGCTGCCCTCGGAACTGTCAGGGGGCATGATCAAGCGCGCGGCGCTGGCCCGCTCCCTGGCGCTCGACCCCGAGATCCTGTTCCTCGACGAGCCGACCTCGGGCCTCGACCCGATCGGCGCGGGCGAGTTCGACGACCTCGTCTCCACCCTCAAGGAGACGCTGGGACTGACCGTCTTCATGGTCACCCACGACCTCGACAGCCTCTACACCGCCTGCGACCGCATCGCGGCGCTCGGCGACGGCCAGATCATCGCGGCCGGGACCATCGACGAGATGCTGGCGAGCGACCATCCCTGGCTGCGCTCCTACTTCCACGGCAAGCGCGCCCGGACCATCGCCACGGGCGGCGCGGCGTCTCATGTCTGA
- a CDS encoding NUDIX hydrolase — protein sequence MTVAAAQTGARGAQAPPERSSVGLVAVIVAATRGEPRALTIRVPDQAPGRGDGLPAGPLVPEHATLERGLRAWVERQTHQRLGYVEQLYTFGDRDRSGASDMAAVHSLSVAYLALVREERPAGIAEAAWQNWYRYLPYEDFRQGRPRQLDAIEAHLAAWAAEPEDCAVRTRRLDRLGLTFGMNGGTWNEERVLERYELLFEAGLIPEARGNPGPALPNDPTGVPMAFDHRRVLATAIGRLRGKIKYRPVVFELMPPEFTLLQLQRTVEALSGTQLHKQNFRRLVAQQGLVEETESVTSGAAGRPARLVRFRREVLLERPAPGLRLPSRRVG from the coding sequence ATGACGGTTGCCGCGGCGCAGACGGGTGCGCGCGGGGCGCAGGCCCCGCCGGAGCGCTCCTCCGTAGGCCTCGTCGCGGTGATCGTCGCCGCGACGCGGGGGGAACCGCGCGCCCTGACGATCCGCGTGCCCGATCAGGCGCCGGGCCGGGGCGACGGCCTGCCGGCCGGGCCCCTGGTCCCCGAGCACGCGACCCTGGAGCGCGGCCTGCGCGCCTGGGTGGAGCGGCAGACGCACCAGCGCCTCGGCTACGTGGAGCAGCTCTACACCTTCGGCGACCGCGACCGCTCCGGAGCTTCCGACATGGCGGCGGTGCACTCCCTGTCGGTGGCCTATCTGGCCCTGGTCCGCGAGGAGCGGCCGGCCGGGATCGCCGAGGCGGCGTGGCAGAACTGGTACCGCTACCTGCCCTACGAGGATTTCCGGCAGGGGCGTCCGCGCCAGCTCGACGCTATCGAGGCGCATCTCGCCGCCTGGGCGGCCGAGCCCGAGGATTGCGCCGTCCGAACCCGCCGGCTCGACCGCCTCGGCTTGACCTTCGGGATGAATGGCGGCACCTGGAACGAGGAGCGGGTGCTGGAGCGCTACGAGCTGCTCTTCGAGGCCGGGCTCATCCCGGAGGCCCGCGGCAACCCGGGCCCGGCCCTGCCGAACGACCCCACCGGCGTGCCCATGGCCTTCGATCACCGGCGGGTGCTCGCCACGGCGATCGGGCGCCTGCGCGGCAAGATCAAGTACCGCCCGGTGGTGTTCGAGCTGATGCCGCCGGAATTCACCCTGCTCCAGCTCCAGCGCACCGTCGAGGCGCTCTCGGGCACGCAGCTGCACAAGCAGAATTTTCGCCGCCTCGTGGCGCAGCAAGGGCTGGTGGAGGAGACCGAGAGCGTCACCAGCGGCGCCGCCGGCCGTCCGGCGCGGCTCGTGCGCTTCCGCAGGGAGGTGCTGCTGGAGCGGCCGGCCCCGGGCCTGCGGCTGCCGTCCCGGCGGGTGGGGTGA
- a CDS encoding ABC transporter permease, translating into MLSENIVLGASLRDRPADGRLALDGRWTADQAPTVEAAAARIAAAGRAGPVAVDLSGIERLDTLGAWVLERTRAEIEQAGGALTYLGARPEHRTLLGEVRLREPEAMPPRRHGPIVGALDATGRQTVRGGQEFVTALAFLGELIAACGRVALRPGTFRGNALINQIQQVALNGTPIIVLISFLVGGIVAQQGIFQLQRFGAQTFVVNLIGLLILREMGVLLTSIMVAGRSGSAITAEIGSMRMREEVDALRVMGLDPVEILIVPRVLALMIGLPMLTLIGDLAALAGGGLTAMLYGGLTLDQFLARLQAAVGVHHVMVGLIKAPFMALTIGVIATIEGFAVEGSAESLGRHVTASVVKSIFMVIVLDGLFAVFFAAIDF; encoded by the coding sequence TTGCTGAGCGAGAACATCGTTCTCGGCGCATCGCTGCGGGACCGGCCGGCCGACGGCCGGCTGGCGCTCGACGGCCGCTGGACCGCCGACCAGGCACCCACCGTCGAGGCGGCGGCGGCGCGCATCGCGGCGGCGGGCCGGGCCGGGCCGGTGGCGGTCGACCTCTCGGGGATCGAGCGCCTCGACACGCTCGGCGCCTGGGTGCTGGAGCGGACCCGCGCCGAGATCGAGCAGGCGGGCGGCGCCCTCACCTATCTCGGAGCGCGGCCGGAGCACCGCACCCTGCTCGGCGAGGTCCGGCTGCGAGAGCCGGAGGCCATGCCGCCCCGGCGGCACGGCCCGATCGTCGGCGCCCTCGACGCCACCGGGCGGCAGACGGTGCGCGGCGGACAGGAATTCGTCACCGCCCTCGCCTTCCTGGGCGAGCTGATCGCCGCCTGCGGGCGCGTCGCCCTGCGACCCGGCACCTTCCGGGGCAACGCCCTGATCAACCAGATCCAGCAGGTGGCGCTCAACGGCACGCCGATCATCGTGCTGATCTCGTTCCTGGTCGGTGGCATCGTCGCCCAGCAGGGCATCTTCCAGCTCCAGCGCTTCGGCGCCCAGACCTTCGTGGTCAACCTGATCGGCCTCCTGATCCTGCGCGAGATGGGCGTGCTGCTCACCTCGATCATGGTGGCCGGCCGCTCCGGCTCGGCGATCACCGCTGAGATCGGCTCGATGCGCATGCGCGAGGAAGTGGACGCGCTGCGCGTCATGGGCCTCGACCCCGTCGAGATCCTGATCGTGCCCCGGGTGCTCGCCCTGATGATCGGGCTGCCGATGCTGACGCTGATCGGCGACCTCGCGGCGCTCGCCGGCGGCGGCCTCACCGCGATGCTCTACGGCGGCCTGACCCTCGACCAGTTCCTGGCCCGGCTCCAGGCGGCGGTGGGCGTCCACCACGTGATGGTCGGCCTGATCAAGGCGCCGTTCATGGCGCTGACCATCGGGGTGATCGCCACGATCGAGGGCTTCGCCGTGGAAGGCTCGGCGGAATCGCTCGGCCGCCACGTCACCGCCTCGGTGGTGAAGTCCATCTTCATGGTCATCGTCCTCGACGGCCTGTTCGCGGTCTTCTTCGCCGCGATCGATTTTTGA
- a CDS encoding MlaD family protein: METRANYALIGAFTIAVILAGFGTVLWLSGGSSRQVSQTVRIVFSGSVGGLSRGSSVNFNGIKVGEVTDIRLAPQDPRRVLAQIKVEPATPLRADTRARLDSAMLTGVSVISLSGGNADAPVLTPMANGEPPTIFADSSDMQDMMALARQVAQRADDMLARLDRLVSANEGAINRSLTNVETFSKTLADAGPNISALVKAVDGVKLGHVIDNADRFSEALSKASPDIESGLHDARSLAAKLNASADKIDAVLNGAQGFLGSASGQEGSSTFAEIRAAAISVRDAGKAFRTMSENLDKRTASISSNFGRLSGTGRREVEALSGDGQRTLSTLNRTVRSLERDPSQVIFGGKPSLPEYNGGR, encoded by the coding sequence ATGGAAACCCGCGCGAACTACGCCCTCATCGGGGCCTTCACCATCGCCGTCATCCTGGCGGGCTTCGGCACCGTGCTGTGGCTCTCCGGAGGCTCGTCGCGGCAGGTCAGCCAGACGGTGCGCATCGTCTTCTCCGGCTCGGTCGGCGGCCTCTCCCGAGGGTCGAGCGTGAACTTCAACGGCATCAAGGTCGGCGAGGTCACCGACATCCGCCTCGCCCCGCAGGATCCGCGCCGGGTGCTGGCCCAGATCAAGGTCGAGCCCGCGACGCCGCTCCGGGCCGACACCCGCGCCCGCCTCGACTCGGCGATGCTCACCGGCGTCTCGGTGATCTCGCTGTCGGGCGGCAATGCCGATGCGCCGGTGCTGACCCCGATGGCCAACGGCGAGCCGCCGACGATCTTCGCCGACTCCTCCGACATGCAGGACATGATGGCGCTGGCGCGCCAGGTGGCGCAGCGGGCAGACGACATGCTGGCCCGCCTCGACCGGCTGGTCTCCGCCAACGAGGGCGCGATCAACCGCTCGCTCACCAACGTCGAGACCTTCTCGAAGACGCTCGCCGATGCCGGCCCGAACATCTCGGCGCTGGTCAAGGCGGTGGACGGCGTGAAGCTCGGCCACGTGATCGACAACGCCGACCGCTTCTCGGAGGCCTTGTCGAAGGCGAGCCCGGACATCGAGTCCGGCCTGCACGATGCCCGATCCCTGGCCGCCAAGCTCAACGCCTCGGCCGACAAGATCGACGCCGTGCTCAACGGCGCGCAGGGCTTCCTCGGCTCGGCCTCCGGCCAGGAGGGCTCCAGCACCTTCGCGGAGATCCGCGCGGCCGCGATCTCCGTGCGGGATGCCGGCAAGGCCTTCCGGACCATGTCGGAGAATCTCGACAAGCGCACCGCCAGCATCTCGAGCAATTTCGGCCGCCTGAGCGGCACCGGCCGCCGGGAGGTCGAGGCTCTGTCGGGCGACGGCCAGCGGACGCTGAGCACCCTCAACCGCACAGTCCGCAGCCTGGAGCGCGATCCGAGCCAGGTGATCTTCGGCGGGAAGCCATCGTTGCCCGAATACAACGGCGGTCGCTGA
- a CDS encoding MFS transporter codes for MPRPSGPARLSLLYAVVFTEIGIAMPFMPLWLDTLGLDAGLIGVLLALPIATRIAATAPLMSLLDRGLGPRRLILLGSLAMSLTYALMPGAAGIGWPLLAGLIVLNAVAGAPLVPCIDYLTLAAVRRDSRLAYSRIRMAGSVAFLLANLAGGLLLTALGGRLAVPLLLTGLALLAAGVAWRSRSVAALPLVSSEAGRPRLPRRLWLCIGAAAAIQASLNAIYGFGSIYWTDHGIAAAWVGSLWAVGVLSEIALFAAVPALPAAWRSPVRLLGAGAGAAILRAVGMFLLGDHLAALVPLQGLHGLTFGATQLGAMAAVSAYAPDGARGRAQGTLSAVNASVAVVATLASGMAYRAGGPLAFLLMAPLAAAGLGLALASRRAGATPDTDRQP; via the coding sequence TTGCCTCGCCCGTCCGGCCCGGCGCGCCTGTCGCTGCTCTACGCCGTCGTCTTCACCGAGATCGGCATCGCGATGCCGTTCATGCCCCTGTGGCTCGATACCCTCGGCCTCGACGCGGGGTTGATCGGCGTGCTGCTCGCCCTGCCGATCGCCACCCGGATCGCCGCCACGGCGCCGCTGATGAGCCTGCTCGACCGCGGCCTCGGCCCCCGCCGGCTGATCCTGCTCGGCAGCCTCGCCATGAGCCTGACCTACGCGCTGATGCCCGGCGCCGCCGGCATCGGCTGGCCCCTGCTGGCCGGGCTGATCGTGCTCAACGCCGTCGCGGGCGCCCCCCTCGTGCCCTGCATCGACTACCTGACCCTGGCCGCCGTGCGCCGGGATTCCCGCCTCGCCTATTCCCGGATCCGGATGGCGGGCTCCGTCGCGTTCCTGCTGGCGAACCTCGCGGGCGGCCTCCTGCTCACCGCCCTGGGCGGCCGGCTCGCGGTGCCGCTGCTGCTCACCGGCCTCGCCCTGCTGGCGGCCGGGGTGGCGTGGCGCAGCCGCTCGGTGGCGGCCCTGCCCCTTGTGTCCAGCGAGGCCGGACGGCCGCGCCTCCCGCGCAGGTTGTGGCTCTGCATCGGGGCGGCCGCCGCCATCCAGGCGAGCCTCAACGCGATCTACGGGTTCGGCAGCATCTACTGGACCGACCACGGCATCGCGGCCGCCTGGGTCGGATCGCTCTGGGCCGTCGGCGTCCTGTCCGAGATCGCCCTGTTCGCGGCCGTGCCCGCCCTGCCCGCCGCGTGGCGCAGCCCGGTGCGGCTGCTCGGCGCCGGCGCCGGCGCGGCGATCCTGCGGGCCGTCGGCATGTTCCTCCTCGGCGACCATCTCGCCGCCCTGGTGCCGCTGCAAGGCCTGCACGGCCTCACCTTCGGGGCGACGCAGCTCGGCGCCATGGCGGCGGTCTCGGCCTACGCCCCCGACGGGGCCCGGGGCCGGGCCCAGGGGACGCTCAGCGCGGTCAATGCCAGCGTCGCGGTGGTCGCCACCCTGGCGAGCGGGATGGCCTACCGGGCCGGCGGCCCCCTCGCCTTCCTGCTGATGGCGCCGCTCGCCGCCGCCGGCCTCGGGCTCGCCCTCGCGTCGCGGCGGGCCGGCGCGACGCCGGACACGGATCGTCAACCGTAA
- a CDS encoding helix-turn-helix domain-containing protein — protein sequence MQDQAERPDRARGRDLLTGAQVLSGQLGKTIQRLRKAYNLSLSELAEQSGVAKSIISQIERNETNPTLATIWRLSQALDVSIERVLAAGDEEPFIEKTSRADTPILVSEDGKVRLAIIGWLKTIEWLQWYEVTADPGGVLDSDPHQRGSVESLSVSEGAFEVEIGGTVQRARAGETLRYRCDRPHLVRCTEGPARATMVVIMKAAVME from the coding sequence ATGCAGGATCAGGCGGAACGGCCCGACCGGGCGCGCGGGCGCGACCTGCTGACCGGCGCGCAGGTGCTCTCCGGCCAGCTCGGCAAGACCATCCAGCGATTGCGCAAGGCCTACAATCTGTCGCTCTCGGAACTCGCCGAGCAGTCGGGCGTGGCCAAGTCGATCATCAGCCAGATCGAGCGCAACGAGACCAATCCGACGCTGGCGACGATCTGGCGGCTGTCGCAGGCGCTGGACGTGTCGATCGAGCGGGTGCTGGCTGCGGGCGACGAGGAGCCCTTCATCGAGAAGACCTCGCGGGCGGACACGCCGATCCTCGTTTCCGAGGACGGCAAGGTACGGCTGGCGATCATCGGGTGGCTCAAGACGATCGAGTGGCTGCAATGGTACGAGGTCACGGCCGATCCGGGCGGCGTCCTCGACTCCGACCCGCACCAGCGCGGCTCGGTGGAATCGCTGTCCGTCTCGGAGGGGGCCTTCGAGGTCGAGATCGGCGGCACCGTGCAGCGGGCGCGGGCCGGCGAGACCCTGCGCTACCGCTGTGACCGCCCCCACCTCGTGCGCTGCACCGAGGGACCGGCCCGGGCCACCATGGTGGTGATCATGAAGGCCGCGGTGATGGAGTGA
- the panB gene encoding 3-methyl-2-oxobutanoate hydroxymethyltransferase has product MSQVVQSRRLRAIDIGKRKAEGRKITALTAYHAHTAGIVDAYCDFILVGDSLGMVMHGMESTIPVTLEMMILQAQAVIRGTSKALVVVDMPFGSYEASREQAFLNASRVLKETGAGAIKMEGGAHFAETVAFLVQRGVPVMGHIGLTPQAVNTMGGFKVQGRAPDDERRLLEDARAISEAGAFAIVLEGIVEPVARAIATSPRVTAATIGIGASAVCDGQILVLEDMLGLSERTPKFVRQFGSLRAHIEGAVKAYAEEVRAGRFPADDHTYG; this is encoded by the coding sequence ATGTCGCAGGTCGTGCAGTCCCGCCGGCTCCGGGCGATCGATATCGGCAAACGCAAGGCCGAGGGGCGCAAGATCACCGCGCTCACGGCCTACCACGCCCACACGGCGGGGATCGTCGACGCGTATTGCGATTTCATCCTCGTGGGGGATTCCCTCGGCATGGTGATGCACGGGATGGAGTCGACGATTCCCGTGACCCTGGAGATGATGATCCTCCAGGCCCAGGCGGTGATCCGCGGCACGTCGAAGGCCCTGGTGGTGGTCGACATGCCGTTCGGCTCCTACGAGGCGAGCCGCGAGCAGGCCTTCCTCAACGCCTCCCGGGTGCTCAAGGAGACGGGCGCCGGCGCGATCAAGATGGAGGGCGGCGCGCACTTCGCCGAGACCGTGGCGTTCCTGGTCCAGCGCGGGGTGCCGGTCATGGGCCATATCGGCCTCACGCCCCAGGCGGTGAACACGATGGGCGGCTTCAAGGTGCAGGGCCGGGCGCCCGACGACGAGCGCCGCCTCCTGGAGGATGCGCGGGCGATCTCCGAGGCCGGCGCCTTCGCGATCGTGCTGGAGGGGATCGTCGAGCCGGTGGCGCGGGCGATCGCGACCTCGCCGCGGGTCACGGCCGCCACGATCGGCATCGGCGCGTCGGCGGTCTGCGACGGGCAGATCCTGGTGCTGGAGGACATGCTCGGCCTGTCGGAGCGGACGCCGAAATTCGTCCGCCAGTTCGGCTCGCTCCGCGCCCATATCGAGGGGGCCGTGAAGGCCTACGCGGAGGAGGTGCGGGCCGGCCGGTTCCCCGCGGACGATCACACCTACGGGTAG
- a CDS encoding ABC-type transport auxiliary lipoprotein family protein: protein MVRSSHIAAAALLAALLGGCGGGAAPLTFDLAALPPSGRAVAAGRSIAVSEPVGIQPFEADRIIVREPGGALSFLGGGQWADRLPRLIQTRIIQSLENSGRLRSVSRPGDKVVADYQLISEIRAFDVQAGTGEAVVDLSLKLVADGTGKVVAARIFTARMPVGKIDSGNGAHALDQALSTVLADVVRWVNTGR, encoded by the coding sequence ATGGTTCGCTCGTCCCACATCGCCGCCGCCGCGCTGCTCGCTGCCCTTCTGGGCGGTTGCGGCGGCGGTGCGGCGCCCCTCACCTTCGATCTCGCGGCCCTGCCACCCTCCGGGCGGGCGGTGGCCGCCGGGCGGTCCATCGCGGTCTCGGAGCCGGTGGGCATCCAGCCCTTCGAGGCGGACCGGATCATCGTGCGCGAGCCGGGGGGAGCGCTCTCGTTCCTTGGGGGCGGCCAGTGGGCCGACCGGCTACCGCGGCTGATCCAGACCCGGATCATCCAGAGTCTTGAGAATTCCGGCCGGCTCCGCTCGGTGAGCCGGCCCGGCGACAAGGTCGTGGCGGATTACCAGCTGATCAGCGAGATCCGCGCCTTCGACGTCCAGGCCGGGACCGGCGAGGCGGTGGTCGACCTGTCGCTGAAGCTCGTGGCGGACGGCACCGGCAAGGTGGTGGCCGCGCGGATCTTCACGGCCCGCATGCCGGTGGGGAAGATCGATTCGGGCAACGGCGCCCACGCCCTCGATCAGGCGCTCTCCACCGTGCTGGCGGACGTGGTGCGCTGGGTGAACACCGGGCGCTGA
- the thiD gene encoding bifunctional hydroxymethylpyrimidine kinase/phosphomethylpyrimidine kinase, producing the protein MSAPVAVTIAGSDSGGGAGIQADLKTFSALGVYGASVITALTAQNTTGVQGIHDVPPDFVGRQIDSVFSDLAVQAVKIGMLSQTAVIAAVADGLARHSGAIPIVLDPVMVATSGDRLIADDAVAVLRARLLPRADLITPNLPEAAVLLGEAVAEDAATAVAQARRLVALGARAVLIKGGHGTGRESIDHLVTADGALRTLAAPRMATANTHGTGCTLSAAVAAGLAQGLTLPEAVVEAKSYLTAALAAADQLAIGAGHGPVHHFHAVWP; encoded by the coding sequence ATGAGCGCCCCCGTCGCGGTGACCATCGCGGGCTCGGATTCCGGCGGCGGCGCCGGCATCCAGGCGGACCTCAAGACGTTCTCGGCGCTGGGCGTCTACGGCGCCAGCGTGATCACGGCGCTGACCGCGCAGAACACCACGGGCGTCCAGGGCATCCACGACGTGCCGCCGGACTTCGTGGGCCGGCAGATCGACAGCGTGTTCTCCGACCTCGCCGTGCAGGCCGTGAAGATCGGCATGCTGTCGCAGACCGCGGTGATCGCGGCGGTCGCCGACGGCCTCGCGCGCCATTCCGGCGCGATCCCGATCGTCCTCGACCCCGTGATGGTCGCCACAAGCGGCGACCGGCTGATCGCCGACGACGCGGTGGCGGTGCTCCGGGCGCGGCTGCTGCCGCGGGCGGACCTGATCACCCCCAACCTGCCGGAGGCGGCGGTGCTTCTCGGCGAGGCGGTGGCCGAGGACGCGGCGACGGCGGTAGCCCAGGCCCGGCGGCTCGTGGCGCTCGGCGCCCGCGCGGTGCTGATCAAGGGCGGTCACGGAACCGGGCGCGAGAGCATCGACCATCTCGTGACGGCGGACGGGGCCCTGCGGACCCTGGCGGCGCCGCGGATGGCGACCGCCAACACCCACGGGACCGGTTGCACCCTCTCGGCCGCGGTGGCGGCGGGCCTCGCCCAGGGCCTGACGCTGCCGGAGGCCGTGGTCGAAGCCAAGAGCTACCTCACCGCGGCCCTCGCCGCGGCGGACCAGCTGGCGATCGGAGCGGGCCACGGCCCGGTCCACCACTTCCACGCGGTCTGGCCGTAG
- the thiE gene encoding thiamine phosphate synthase, whose amino-acid sequence MPASARSPATGSRAVDLRLYGLLDVGVCGGDGTRLAELGAEAVAGGCTLLQYREKDIPDARAALARIRAIREAVRGRVPVLVNDRIDLALAADADGVHLGQSDLHPADARRLLGEGAIIGLTLKKAAQADELYRLPVDYACIGGVFATTSKDNPDPPVGLEGFASIAFRARLARGADLPLGAIAGIGADNAAAVIAAGADGVAVITALFGAEPVRQRARDLRARIDAALAERAGAR is encoded by the coding sequence ATGCCAGCCAGCGCGCGTTCTCCGGCGACCGGAAGCCGGGCGGTCGACCTGCGACTCTACGGCCTCCTCGACGTCGGCGTCTGCGGCGGCGACGGGACGCGGCTGGCGGAGCTCGGTGCCGAGGCGGTGGCGGGGGGCTGCACACTCCTCCAGTACCGCGAGAAGGACATCCCGGACGCCCGGGCCGCCCTGGCGCGGATCCGGGCGATCCGCGAGGCCGTGCGCGGCCGGGTACCGGTGCTCGTCAACGACCGCATCGACCTCGCCCTCGCGGCGGACGCCGACGGCGTGCATCTCGGACAGAGCGACCTCCACCCCGCCGACGCGCGCCGCCTCCTGGGGGAGGGCGCGATCATCGGCCTCACCCTGAAGAAGGCCGCCCAGGCCGACGAGCTGTACCGGCTGCCCGTCGACTACGCCTGCATCGGTGGGGTCTTCGCCACCACCAGCAAGGACAACCCGGACCCGCCGGTCGGGCTCGAAGGCTTCGCCAGCATCGCGTTCCGGGCCCGCCTCGCCCGGGGTGCGGACCTGCCGCTCGGCGCCATCGCGGGCATCGGCGCGGACAACGCCGCTGCGGTGATCGCCGCCGGGGCGGATGGCGTCGCGGTGATCACCGCCCTGTTCGGCGCGGAGCCGGTCCGCCAGCGCGCCCGGGACCTGCGCGCGCGCATCGATGCGGCCCTGGCGGAGCGGGCGGGCGCCCGATGA
- a CDS encoding HPP family protein, with protein MSNTVGPENRANRVPGFQLFRPILAGATLRERLIACLGALAGITLTGLICGWFFGQGPHIPLIVAPMGASAVLLFAVPASPLAQPWSIIGGNTISAFMGVLAAHLITNPVVAIGVGVSLAIAAMSLTRCLHPPGGAAALTALIGGPAVTSAGFLFPLFPVCINSVILVALGVAFHKISRRNYPHVPAAAPVNTHGTADLPPSIRVGFRPEDVDAALLALHETLDIDREDLDQLLRQVEAHALLRTQGTLTCGAVMSRDVVTVALDSSAERARDLLLAHNIRTLPVVDGTGRLAGTLGLRELTLRGDRDVASAMSEARTAAPDEPVVGLIGSLTDGHTHAVVVTAEDRSILGIITQTDLLATLMRLLSAKAFATPETAA; from the coding sequence ATGTCCAACACGGTTGGCCCAGAGAACCGAGCCAACCGGGTGCCCGGGTTTCAGCTGTTCAGGCCGATCCTCGCGGGGGCGACCCTGCGGGAGCGCCTCATCGCCTGCCTGGGCGCGCTGGCCGGCATCACACTCACCGGCCTGATCTGCGGCTGGTTCTTCGGTCAAGGCCCCCATATCCCGCTCATCGTCGCCCCGATGGGCGCCTCGGCTGTCCTGCTGTTCGCCGTGCCGGCGAGCCCGCTCGCGCAGCCCTGGTCGATCATCGGCGGCAACACGATCTCGGCGTTCATGGGCGTGCTGGCCGCCCACCTCATCACGAACCCGGTGGTGGCGATCGGCGTCGGCGTGTCGCTGGCCATCGCGGCGATGTCGCTCACGCGCTGCCTCCATCCGCCCGGAGGCGCGGCCGCCCTGACGGCGCTGATCGGCGGGCCGGCCGTCACCTCGGCCGGGTTCCTGTTCCCGCTGTTCCCGGTCTGCATCAACTCGGTGATCCTGGTGGCGCTGGGCGTCGCGTTTCACAAGATCTCGCGCCGCAACTACCCGCATGTGCCGGCGGCGGCGCCGGTCAACACGCACGGGACGGCCGACTTGCCGCCGTCGATCCGGGTCGGCTTCAGGCCGGAGGATGTCGACGCGGCCCTGCTCGCCCTGCACGAGACCCTCGACATCGACCGGGAGGATCTGGACCAGCTCCTGCGGCAGGTGGAGGCGCATGCGCTCCTGCGCACGCAGGGCACCCTGACCTGCGGCGCGGTGATGTCGCGCGACGTGGTGACCGTCGCGCTGGACAGCTCCGCCGAGCGGGCGCGGGACCTCCTGCTCGCCCACAACATCCGCACCCTGCCGGTGGTGGACGGGACTGGCCGGCTCGCCGGCACCCTTGGCCTGCGCGAGCTGACGCTGCGCGGCGACCGGGATGTCGCGTCGGCGATGTCGGAGGCCAGGACGGCCGCGCCGGACGAGCCGGTGGTCGGGCTGATCGGCTCGCTGACCGACGGCCACACCCACGCGGTCGTGGTCACGGCCGAGGACCGCAGCATCCTCGGGATCATCACCCAGACCGACCTGCTCGCCACCCTGATGCGGCTGCTCTCGGCCAAGGCCTTCGCCACGCCCGAGACGGCGGCGTAG